CGCACCAATCTCACGACGCTATGAGAACTTTCAGCCTCTATCGTGGTGGAGGACTTGTGCAAAAAGAGAAGCTGCAATTTTATCCAATCATCCTGCCCGAGATACAGAGCGAGCTGAGGACCCCTGCTAAGGGATCTGCACAGTAGAAGGGGTAAAACACGGAGATGATCGagttcatacacacacacatacacacatccaaTGAAAAGTAGACACCCAATTTCATCCTCGGATGATTGGTAAATTAAGACGTTAGTTGAATGCAGCCTATTGGAACCTTGTACAAACGAACCTATCCTAACGCTGGACAGATGTGCTACAATACAGGTGGCAGagatattcaatatttattgTAACCGTGGGGAGCTTGGGGAACTGAACTCGCCATCGGTTTTCCTTTCTGCACAGAAAAGCGTGAGAAAATTGTCTTTAAAACCTATATTTCAAGAAACAGTATTTTTTTCGCCACATGTACCACACGAAGTATCAAATGATGTTGCAAACCATTTGTTCTCGCATCAGAAAACATTGTTGAGCAAAAACTGGCAAGTTCACAGGTTGTCATCGTTGACATTGGTTGATAGTACATTTGAGGTTGACCCTGATGAATAACGCCTAGTTGATGCAGAGCGGCGGTACTTCAATCATTGATGCACCGGGCGATCATGATGGCTAGCCGTtataaaagtgtcaaaaaccaaaccacacTCTGACATCCTGAACGGttcaaaacaatgaaaaacaaaatcccaaCCACACGTCTCACACTGTACACTGATTCATTCAATATTCCACCAACCTATGACTGCATCTGGGCGCTGCTTTTGGTTTCACATGCGAGGAAAAAAACCTTGCCTTTTTTGTATTACATTTCGCATGTTCCCTCTAGCGGCTTAAGCCGATGCATCGCGTCCAACAATGtccacacaacaacaccaatAAATGCTCTACCACTGGTGACACAAGTTTGCAACGGAAAACGCAAGCCCGAGAAAGTCAACCCAGTAAACACCAGCTCGGTGTGTCGGTCAATTTAAAATAACTGTGTTATGACTTCGATTTAATTGTTTGCTCATTGCACTCCCCCCTCCCCAGACAGAAACCGACGCCAGTGGCGttacttgttgttgtttgtgtacGGAGCTCTAGGAAAAACGATGCAACTGGGTGGGAGCGTAACAGCAGGATCACTTCCAACTTCCATGAACTCAATCTTTCCATGGCGAAGGATACGAACGGACGTTGGACTCGGGGCCAAGTTTAGCCCGTAGTCGTAACCGTACTGCACCATTCCACCGGCCAGCATATGCCAATGACAGCAGGACAACGGAAGCCCTAATATCATGCACAacaaacaccaacacaccgaCAAGCTAAGCCACGGGAAGGACACGGTTTGCAAGGGACCAGAGGCACGTCGCTTCAGGATCAACCCAGGCGACCCGTTTCCCCGAGCCGTTaccgttgtgtgtttgtgtgtgcgtgtgcttggGGCTTGGATTATGGGGTCGTTTGAAGGTTGGAAAGCAGGCAAACCCATTTCACTCCACCTCGATCCTAGTCGTCCTAGTTTGTGTGGCTCAACAATTGCTTCTGCTCTGCTTTTGTCGCCACTGATGGCCggttattgtgtgtgtgtgtgtgtgtctgtgtatgtgtctgtgaaTGTCCTTCCTGTCTCCCTTGGAACCCTCTCctgttggggggggggggggggagggagggagcaaaggccacactcacacagactcccccagtagcagcagcagcagcagtggctgTTGTGctttgtggtttgtgtgtttggtgcgTGTTGAAATAATCTCCTGACTGCCTGGTGGAAAAATCGATATTCTCTACGCTTTGAAAACTGCGCTCGGTTTTGTGTTGAAATGCTCTCCCATTTTTCAGACCAATTTCCACCCTGTGTACACATTTATTGAAATCGATTTCTAAGCACGGTCTAAGCTGATATTCCACAATAATTTATCCCAACAATTAAAGCCCAAATGCTCCCCTTGAAAGGTCatgctctcactctctttcgctcttcgCGACTGTCTGAATGGCTTGAACCACCACCTAGACGATGTGCGAATGTCGATTTTTAATGGGCTACATGAAAACGATCGTTGGTGGCAAGCAGACGAGCGAAGAAAACCTGTTCATATTTACATGCCCTAGCagacgcatacacacacacacacacataaacacaaacaccgaTCGGGAAGGAAGCGCGATCAAGCGCACTCCAAAATCACCGTGGAGGTGTGAAATGATGGACGAACGAAATCAATTTGTACGGGCCCGGGCGCACGCCCCGAGGCCACGCTCGGTCTCTGgccggctggctggctgactgGTGGTGATGAACGTTCGAAAATGGAGATTAATTACTCCTTTTTCCTTTCTGGATCTGCTGGCCCGGGGTAAGAAACCGAACCAAGAAGAAGAGAATGGAATTCTCATCATTCTTTGCCTCATCTGATGGTAATCGACACATGGGAAGATTCTCTAGTTGTTCGCTCAGgcttacactttttttttgtaccgtTTACCCTCAAGATTGTTTACTCGAGGAAGGAACCggagaacaaaaaatacaacaacattATCCCAAGCTCAACACCCAAAACAAATCGAACTAAAAGGAGTTGTTGCGTAGCATTTAGAAATTAATTAAGATCAATGTTTGAATGAGGCCGAGGAGCGactaaagaaaacaaaaactacacggaacggaacgatttgaGCCGAGCGATCCGTTGCCCAACTAATCCTAACTTTGGTACTGCCgtgtaattaaatttgttcCTACACTTTATACATTGTGCCCGTGGAACTGATTTAAGAAACAGGAGCGTGCAAATTTGCATTGAATTTTGTGAAAACTCGCCTCCTTCGCGATAAATTATCTAcctatgtaaacaaaccccgACTGCTTAGGTCTTAATTTATGAACAATGCTCAACCGAAGCTGAGCTATTAAAAACGAAACCACTTGTTTACTCCACCGTTTTCCCTACTCACGGCTGGGCAGAGGGGGCAGAAACTTCATAAACATCTTGCCAGAGCGAAGCGATTGCCTCTTTCAAGTCATTAATTGAAAGGCACACTTTCCACTTCAACACATTCGAGGAGCTCTCTCGCTCGTTCAAGTTCACACTCATTAATCACCATACAAGCGCAactcattttttttccttcggcAATTAAGCTTCCGCTGCGTTTTGAGCCGAAATGAGCAGCTCAAACAAATACGAAAGGTAGGAACAATATAATTACTATTTTGATATGAAACTACCCAACAAACAAGACGTTCAACAGCTCCGGGAAAACAATCCAATCTCCAGCACTGCACAAAACAATCCTCGTAAGGACCTCCCGGAGGAAGCGTATTGCCCATTCAAATGCTCCTTCCCAGAGCTGAAGTTTCGGGAAAACAAAGGCCTCGATTGCCTTTTTGCGCTGCCACAGTCCGTCGGTAAACAGCGAGTAAACTTCTCCTTGAGGTCTTGCTTgaggttattatttttttgtcgGTATTTTTCCTTATTATGGTCTTGCGTTTTGTTCTTGGAAGTAAGGAAAAGGTCCACCCCCCAGGGTGCGGTAGGATATGGATCCGCCAGGACGGTGACTTACCGGTATGCGTTCGTTTGTGGATTTTCAGGTTCTCCGAACGGGCAAACACCTTCCCGCAGGCCGGAAACGGGCACGGGAACGGCTTCTCGCCCGTGTGCACGCGGATATGATTGACCAGCTTGTACTTCGCCTTGAACGGCCGGCCGTTGCGCGTGCAGCCGAGCCAGAAGCAGGCGTGCGTCGTACACTCCGGCCCACCGACGTGGTCCACCGTCAGGTGCGTGACGATCTCCTGCATCGAGCTGAAGATTTTGTTGCACGTCTTGCGGCTACCGCCGTCCGATCCGGCCCCACCAATGCTGGCGGCCAGCGCCGACAGACCCAGCCcgagatggtggtggtggtggtgatggtgcggcGGCAGCTCCGGTTCCACCCACAGGCACTGCATCTCCTGCTTGATCGCCGGCGGGTGGCGCATGTACCGGAAGAACGCCCCGGACGTCCCCGGGTTGACGGGCAGGTTGGCGAGCGGatggtgctgatggtggtggtgcatggCCGAGGCGTAGTTGCTCTGGTGATGCGCATGGTGGGCATGGTGAGCGTACGGATGGGTGTAGTCGCTGGCCGTGGCCAACCCGGCCGCCGCCATCGCGCGCATCGAGTGCGCCCCGGCATGGAACGGATGGTGCCCGATGGCGgcagccgccgctgccgaaTGGTGGTTCAGCGGGCTTTCGTGCGCAAACAGGGACGTCGGATCGGCCGCACTGGAGGCGGCCGCGGCCGCACTCGATGCCACCGCGGCCGTGCTGAAGTAATCGTTGTCACGCTTGAGCGACAGGAAGTCCCGCGAATGGTACGGGGCCATCGCGTGCGACGACATGTGCGAGGGAGGCGAGAGATGGTGCGAGTTGTAGGCAGATCCACTGCCTCCACtcccgccaccaccaccggccccATTCGACGGACTgccctggtggtggtggtgatgatgcggATGGTGATGGTAAAACATTGCATCGGACGCGTTTGCATTGGAGGTGGCCGACGAGCCGCCAACGCTCGCACCGGACGCACCCGTGCCGGATGCACCCGGGGGAAGCAtgctggcggcggcggcggctgcagcGGCCGCCAGACTTGCACTAGCGGCCGAACTTGCCGACGATTCGATTTCACTGCTCTGCTCCAGATGGTCCGGCGACATCTTGATGCCGAACGTGGCCAGATGCGAGTGGTGGGCCGCCGACGAGCCACTGTCCATGAAAGCGttcatcatcattttgtgGCAGGATTTGTTTGTTCAAGTTACCACTAACCGAAACACTAGTGAATGTTGCAAAGCCCCTTGTTTGCCACAACAGTTCAAGCTTACTCTGTTTTCTAGCCGTACGATATTATACTTTGGCTCACCGGATGAACACCAATAACAAACACTGATTCATTTCGTCTTCACTTGCGACTGCAATAAACGCTCACTGATTCTTCAACCACTGAAACTGTTTCAAATGTGAGCACGTTTATGATTCActtgtttttcacttttacaTCGTTACAAGAAAATCTTACGTATTTTGATGCTTCAGTTTTGACACACTGCGACACTCCCGACGCGGTTAGCGACAAACACTACACTACAGGATAACCACAACACTTCCTTAACCGCACATAGCACTTGCACAGTGACGGAACCGTGTTCACTACCGAAGCGTGATCCCAACAGTCGAACGAACCGAGAACGCGCGTAACACTGCACGCGCCCACACGCGGCGCGTCAAAACGTgtaaagtgtgtatgtgtacgtgtgtataCTGCGATAGGATGTCAATGATGCTTCGAAACAGTCACAGATCACAGATCACTCTTGATCGCACACGCTACAGGGGACGACTCCCGGGATCTCACGGCTCACGCGGCTTCGCTGTGCGGACACCTATTGCGAGCACGAACGTTGGCAGCATTCTGAGTAGCGCTGTGCGCTCCGACCGGCAACCAGGGTTCCCGATCCCGAGAAAGGAGggtgacgcacacacacacacatacacgcacgcacgcacacaaacacacccgttACGCTTCACAGCCGAAGAGTCGATGCTTCGTTTGTGCTTGGGTGCGATGTGAAACaggcatgctgctgctgctgctgtcaccGTCATGCCCAATCGGGGTCCGGTTTCCAACACCGGGGGAGTGgccaaaatggaagaaaatggtTGTGTCCTTTGCTGGCGCACGTATGCCATGTTCGCTCTACGCTGATGGTAGAATCGTTTGTTGGTAGTTGGTTTACACGGGACGTGTATGCAGTTGGCAGACTTTGCAAACTGTTGGAAGAGCATGCAGAAATGCAACGCGCGTTGAGACTGCTTTGGAAAATGCAAGTTTGTAGCTGaatggttttctttttgtaacaagtagaaaaaaaaagcttttttatatggattttAGCACATAAAACAACCCAGTAAAAGCTTCTTTTATTTTAGCACAGTTTAGTGAACTGATCAAAACTGAGTTGTATTAAACATTACTTTGAACATTTCAAATATCATTCCAAGCTCTAGAAATTGTCCTGAAGAATACGTTAATTGCTTCTGAAAGTCAGTTTAACAGATTGACTTTCGAGCTACGTGTAAACTGGCATTCAGCACGACCAAACAACTCACATACATTTTACTCTCTTACTCTCACGGTGCATCGCTTCCCATCCTACTCCAACCGACGCAGCCTGCGCACGCACGAGCGAGACCGAGAACGGTCTTTGTTATTAATTCCACCaaaaattgttattgttaaaATATTTGTCAAATTTGTCAACCTTAGTCAAATACGCTCGGTCGGGGGGAATTTCACGACCGCAGGACCACAACAGGACGGCAGGCGTTCGTTCTGCGGTTAACGATTATCTTTCCCCCGGGGTTGCCCATGTCGAGCAGTGTGTGTTCGATCTCCGATGTCTCAGCGATTTGTgtcatttttctcattttgtGCGCGTAAATTTGATAATTGAGTGGTAACATTTTTCGGACCAACCGAACACACCGAAACCATCAGCGA
This is a stretch of genomic DNA from Anopheles merus strain MAF chromosome 2R, AmerM5.1, whole genome shotgun sequence. It encodes these proteins:
- the LOC121589051 gene encoding pair-rule protein odd-paired, which gives rise to MMMNAFMDSGSSAAHHSHLATFGIKMSPDHLEQSSEIESSASSAASASLAAAAAAAAASMLPPGASGTGASGASVGGSSATSNANASDAMFYHHHPHHHHHHQGSPSNGAGGGGGSGGSGSAYNSHHLSPPSHMSSHAMAPYHSRDFLSLKRDNDYFSTAAVASSAAAAASSAADPTSLFAHESPLNHHSAAAAAAIGHHPFHAGAHSMRAMAAAGLATASDYTHPYAHHAHHAHHQSNYASAMHHHHQHHPLANLPVNPGTSGAFFRYMRHPPAIKQEMQCLWVEPELPPHHHHHHHHLGLGLSALAASIGGAGSDGGSRKTCNKIFSSMQEIVTHLTVDHVGGPECTTHACFWLGCTRNGRPFKAKYKLVNHIRVHTGEKPFPCPFPACGKVFARSENLKIHKRTHTGEKPFKCEHEGCDRRFANSSDRKKHSHVHTSDKPYNCRVNGCDKSYTHPSSLRKHMKVHGSLGEKSPSHNYDSDGEESSSESVISGGTQTPPSIGRLHDTHGHSTHGSSKLSATADSLHSNNNNNNNSSSNNNNNTSGTGSNAGNSSTSKSSSLLSPPLSGSGGGGGGGGGGNSGTSSSTSSSHLSQNQHHSLHSSSAHLSHQHHLASLQNHATSLAPPPPQLPLTPASSVSPQATTPSSMLVGHHHNHHLLYHHPQHHPNEWYSPTPPAGPDTMNHLNHFSHHHHHHLVHHGPTTAY